The following coding sequences lie in one Lelliottia jeotgali genomic window:
- a CDS encoding protease La-like protein has product MRQLQPETDTVFGGQYRIVGSDVTFKPATSADDNFAATGEVITAEWAEAEQLFGCLRHFNGELSLQPGLVHKANGGVLVISLRTLLAQPLLWMRLKNIVTHQRFDWIAYDESRPLPVAIPSMPITLKVILTGDRESLADFQEMEPELAEQAVYSEFEDNIQIADADDVTQWCQWVLAVAERNTLPTPAADAWTGLVREATRDTGDQETLPLCPLWISKQLREVGVISGSGEFTGEQFAQMLAQREWREGYLADRMQDEILLEQILVETEGERVGQINALSVIEFPGHPRAFGEPSRISCVIHIGDGEFTDVERKAELGGNIHAKGMMIMQAFLMSQLQLEQQLPFSASLTFEQSYSEVDGDSASMAELCAVISALADVPINQSIAITGSVDQFGRAQPVGGLNEKIEGFFSICQQRGFSGKQGVIIPAPNARHLSLSQAVLDAVEAEQFSIWAIEDITDALPLLTNQVWDGEVQNTLMQAIQERIAQAMQQDARHRYPWPLRWLSWFSPN; this is encoded by the coding sequence GTGCGTCAATTGCAGCCAGAAACAGATACCGTTTTTGGCGGACAATATCGTATCGTGGGAAGTGATGTCACTTTCAAACCCGCAACATCAGCAGATGATAATTTTGCCGCAACGGGTGAAGTCATTACCGCGGAGTGGGCCGAGGCTGAACAGTTATTTGGCTGCCTTCGTCACTTCAACGGTGAACTGAGCTTGCAGCCAGGGCTGGTACATAAAGCCAACGGCGGTGTGCTGGTTATCTCCCTGCGAACATTGCTTGCACAACCCCTGCTGTGGATGCGCCTGAAGAATATTGTGACGCATCAGCGCTTCGACTGGATTGCTTACGACGAATCCCGCCCGCTGCCCGTCGCGATACCGTCGATGCCCATCACACTGAAAGTCATTCTGACGGGCGATCGTGAGTCGCTGGCGGATTTCCAGGAGATGGAACCGGAACTCGCCGAACAGGCGGTCTATAGCGAATTTGAAGACAACATCCAGATTGCCGACGCGGATGACGTAACGCAGTGGTGCCAGTGGGTGCTGGCCGTCGCTGAGCGCAACACTTTGCCAACGCCTGCGGCAGACGCCTGGACAGGCCTGGTTCGTGAAGCGACGCGTGATACCGGCGATCAGGAAACCTTGCCACTTTGCCCACTGTGGATCAGCAAGCAGTTGCGCGAAGTCGGTGTCATTAGCGGTTCTGGCGAATTTACCGGCGAGCAATTTGCTCAAATGCTGGCACAGCGCGAGTGGCGTGAAGGTTATCTCGCTGACCGAATGCAGGATGAGATCCTGCTTGAACAGATTCTGGTGGAAACTGAAGGCGAGCGTGTAGGACAAATCAACGCCCTGTCTGTCATCGAATTCCCTGGTCACCCGCGCGCCTTTGGCGAGCCTTCGCGTATCAGCTGCGTTATTCATATTGGCGACGGCGAGTTTACCGACGTTGAACGCAAAGCCGAGCTGGGCGGGAACATTCATGCTAAAGGCATGATGATCATGCAGGCCTTCCTGATGTCACAGCTTCAACTGGAGCAACAGCTCCCCTTCTCCGCCTCGCTGACGTTTGAGCAGTCTTACAGTGAAGTGGATGGCGACAGTGCGTCTATGGCCGAGCTGTGCGCAGTGATCAGTGCTCTTGCGGATGTGCCAATTAACCAGAGCATTGCAATCACCGGTTCAGTCGATCAGTTTGGTCGCGCGCAGCCTGTTGGCGGTCTGAATGAGAAGATCGAAGGTTTCTTCTCCATCTGTCAGCAGCGTGGGTTTAGCGGGAAACAAGGGGTGATTATTCCTGCGCCAAATGCACGTCATCTGAGTCTGAGTCAAGCGGTGCTTGATGCCGTGGAAGCAGAGCAATTCAGTATCTGGGCCATCGAAGATATTACGGATGCGCTACCCTTACTGACGAACCAGGTCTGGGATGGCGAAGTACAAAATACGTTGATGCAGGCTATCCAGGAACGCATCGCTCAGGCAATGCAGCAGGACGCTCGTCACCGTTACCCGTGGCCGTTACGCTGGCTGAGCTGGTTTAGCCCGAACTGA
- a CDS encoding Macrodomain Ter protein YcbG: MKYQQLENLESGWKWKYLVKKHREGELITCYIEASAAKEAVDLLLMLENEPVQVNGWIEKHINPALMNRMKQTIRARRKRHFNAEHQHTRKKSIDLEFMVWQRLAGLAQRRGKTLSETVVQLIEDAEHKEKYANQMSTLKNDLQAMLGKK; encoded by the coding sequence ATGAAATATCAACAACTGGAAAATCTCGAAAGCGGCTGGAAATGGAAATACCTGGTCAAAAAGCATCGAGAAGGCGAGCTGATCACCTGCTATATCGAAGCCAGTGCTGCAAAAGAAGCGGTGGATTTGTTGCTGATGCTCGAAAATGAACCGGTCCAGGTCAACGGGTGGATAGAGAAGCACATCAACCCGGCGCTAATGAACCGCATGAAGCAGACCATTCGCGCGCGGCGCAAACGGCATTTTAACGCTGAACATCAGCACACGCGTAAAAAGTCTATCGACCTTGAGTTTATGGTCTGGCAGCGATTAGCAGGGCTTGCGCAACGACGAGGAAAAACATTGTCCGAGACGGTGGTGCAACTCATTGAAGACGCGGAACATAAAGAGAAATACGCCAATCAGATGTCGACGTTGAAAAACGACCTGCAGGCAATGCTGGGAAAAAAATAG
- a CDS encoding Outer membrane protein A precursor: protein MKKTAIAIAVALAGFATVAQAAPKDNTWYAGGKLGWSQFHDTGWYNSSLNNDGPTHESQLGAGAFGGYQVNPYVGFEMGYDWLGRMPYKGDKTNGAFKAQGVQLTAKLGYPVTDDLDVYTRLGGMVWRADSSNSVAGDDHDTGVSPVFAGGVEWAMTRDIATRLEYQWVNNIGDGNTVGVRPDNGMLSVGVSYRFGQQEEAAPIVAPAPAPAPEVQTKHFTLKSDVLFNFNKATLKPEGQQALDQLYTQLSNLDPKDGSVVVLGFTDRIGSDAYNQNLSEKRAQSVVDYLVSKGIPANKISPRGMGESNPVTGSTCDNVKARAALIDCLAPDRRVEIEVKGIKDVVTQPAA from the coding sequence ATGAAAAAGACAGCTATCGCGATTGCAGTGGCACTGGCTGGCTTCGCTACCGTAGCGCAGGCCGCTCCGAAAGATAATACCTGGTATGCAGGTGGCAAACTGGGCTGGTCTCAGTTCCACGACACTGGCTGGTACAACAGCTCCCTGAACAACGATGGCCCAACTCACGAAAGCCAGCTCGGTGCAGGTGCGTTTGGTGGCTATCAGGTTAACCCGTATGTTGGTTTTGAAATGGGTTACGACTGGTTAGGTCGTATGCCTTACAAAGGCGACAAAACTAACGGCGCATTCAAAGCTCAGGGCGTACAGCTGACCGCTAAACTGGGTTACCCAGTAACTGACGATCTGGACGTTTACACTCGTCTGGGCGGCATGGTATGGCGCGCTGACTCCAGCAACAGCGTTGCTGGCGACGACCACGACACTGGCGTTTCTCCAGTATTCGCAGGTGGTGTTGAGTGGGCAATGACCCGCGACATCGCTACCCGTCTGGAATACCAGTGGGTTAACAACATCGGCGACGGTAACACCGTTGGCGTTCGTCCGGACAACGGCATGCTGAGCGTAGGTGTTTCCTACCGTTTCGGCCAGCAGGAAGAAGCAGCGCCAATCGTTGCTCCAGCTCCGGCACCAGCTCCAGAAGTACAGACCAAGCACTTCACTCTGAAGTCTGACGTTCTGTTCAACTTCAACAAAGCAACTCTGAAACCAGAAGGTCAGCAGGCACTGGATCAGCTGTACACCCAGCTGAGCAACCTTGACCCGAAAGACGGTTCAGTAGTAGTTCTGGGCTTCACCGACCGTATCGGTTCTGACGCATACAACCAGAATCTGTCCGAGAAACGTGCTCAGTCTGTAGTTGATTACCTGGTATCTAAAGGTATCCCAGCTAACAAGATCTCCCCACGTGGTATGGGCGAATCTAACCCAGTTACTGGTTCTACCTGTGACAACGTGAAAGCTCGCGCTGCACTGATCGACTGCCTGGCACCAGATCGTCGCGTTGAGATCGAAGTTAAAGGTATCAAAGACGTTGTAACTCAGCCTGCGGCATAA